GCGAGGTCGCGTTACGTATCGAACGAAAAGATGGAACTGCAACGATATTGAGCATGGGTTGCGATCATGGTGTTGATGCGGAAAATTCCTATTGTCGAATTGTGGCGGATGAGCTTGGGTTTCGACTCGAGGACGTGCATTATAATCCCAGGTTTGACCCCGGCTTTTTCAGGATGACGCCGGGCTCCTCCACCAATATGTCCGTCAATGGTTGGGCAGTGCGTCATGCGGCCAGGATTCTGAAACAGAAGATACTCGAAAATGTCACCAGCCCCACATCCCCCTCACAGCGGGGCAGCTTTAAGCCGGTATTCCCAAATGCCAGGCCCGAGGACCTGGATATAAAGGACAGCGTCATCTACCTCAAATCAAACTCCTCCACGCAATTACCTGTAGCTGACCTAGTAAAACCGGGAGGTGAAGGTGGACCACTAACAGTACTTGAGAACATGGGGATACGAGTTGCTTATGTTGAACCGCTTGCCGTTCACGCCTTCCATGTACAGGAAGGCGGATATAATCCAAACAATCCTCGGCCCCGATTTTGCCGTCAAGCGCATTTCATGGAGGTCGAGGTGGATACTGAGATGGGCGAGGTCATAGTCACCAGGATTGTAAATGTCAATGATGTGGGAAAGGCAATTAATCCGATGAGCTGCCAGGGGCAACAGTATGGGGGCAGTATTATGGGGGTAAGCAGGGCTAAATTTGAGGAAGTTGTACATGATCCGGTCACCGGCGTTATGCTGAATGGGAACCTGCTCGATTATAAGATCACTACTATGAAGGACCTGGGCCCGGTCCAAACAATTTTAGTGGAAACCGGTATGGGTTATGGCCCCTACGGACTGACAGGTATCGGCGAGGACATTGCCACGGTAATACCCGCACTCCTGTCGCCCGCCGTTTACAATGCTACCGGGGTGTGGATCGATGATTTCCCGATCACCCCTGAAAAGATATTGAAAGCTCTGGGGAAACTATAAATGCGTTTATTCCGCTTCATAAGAGGATGCGAGAATTTGAGTAGAGTCAGCGAAGACTTCTGGAGGGACTATTAAAGATGCTGTTCTCGCTGTTGCTCTCTATCCTGAATATTGCCATCGGCATTACTACAAGAACAAACCGATCTGTAAAGGATATGCTCATCATTCAAAACTCTACCTACGTGCTGATGACCGAAGACGGGAAAAGAGGCAGGCGATACATTTTCCGAAACGGGAAATATTCGTCAGACAAGGTACTTTCCAGCTATGATTTGGCCCTGGTGTTCAAGGATGCCTCCATCGGTTTTAAAACACTTGCATTGGGTGGGAGTACCGGGATACAAGATGCAATAAACAATTGGGATCTGAAGCTCAAAGGTGATCCATCTGTCATGATATTTTTCGCCGTGGTGATGATGGTGGCTCTCGGTGCAATCAAACGGTAAAATTTAGGTTGTTACCTTGCCTGCGATCGAGACAATTAATCTCAACGATAGAGAAACACCGCAGGAGGAGTTCACATGAAAATCAGTCTTCATTACAAAGGATTTATCAAGATTGAGAAGTATGAGAACGATTCATTGATTGAAATCCCCGAAAATTGCACTGTTCGCGATCTTATTCTATTTTTAGGAATATCGAAACAGCAGGATTCCCCATATATCCTTGTCAATAATGATCCTGCATGGAATTCGACGGTTTTAAAAGAAAACGATTCGGTAAAACTGATCA
This genomic window from Dehalococcoidia bacterium contains:
- a CDS encoding MoaD/ThiS family protein, giving the protein MKISLHYKGFIKIEKYENDSLIEIPENCTVRDLILFLGISKQQDSPYILVNNDPAWNSTVLKENDSVKLITVVAGG